The following proteins are encoded in a genomic region of Mobula hypostoma chromosome 25, sMobHyp1.1, whole genome shotgun sequence:
- the LOC134337760 gene encoding uncharacterized protein LOC134337760 isoform X1, giving the protein MATRGEVQRFRQRVASDLPGCPAFPVLPQGKEVHCVYRPQAPHLRTGQGIGPMVGSAAEAPVRYFRTHHRRPLHRREEQCHRRHTVSPLPPLSRQIVLRNRLRSTGRSTTVGHQDPGLPHRHFGAPVGGRLHQPNSGSTPVRHVYRQTPTRGTSSIEAPGVRHAAQPGPPIHQAGSRQIHLARFARTGRTLGQDLRTLPDHQIPAACEGSPPAVPADAQEVPTHPRGHRWPPARYIFTMVDRFTRWPEAVPLADTSTESCARTLIANWIARFGLPTDITADIKPGLWTALVQLLGTQLHHTTVYHPQSNGLVE; this is encoded by the coding sequence ATGGCCACCAGAGGTGAAGTACAGCGCTTTCGACAGAGAGTTGCTAGCGATCTACCTGGCTGTCCGGCATTTCCGGTACTTCCTCAAGGGAAGGAAGTTCACTGTGTAtacagaccacaagcccctcaccttCGCACTGGCCAAGGTATCGGACCCATGGTCGGCTCGGCAGCAGAGGCACCTGTCCGTTATTTCAGAACTCACCACAGACGTCCGCTACATCGCAGGGAAGAACAATGTCATCGCCGACACACTGTCTCGCCCCTGCCTCCACTCAGTAGGCAAATCGTTCTCAGGAATAGACTACGCAGCACTGGCAGAAGCACAACGGTCGGACACCAAGATCCCGGCTTACCGCACCGCCATTTCGGGGCTCCAGTTGGAGGACGTCTCCATCAGCCCAACAGCGGATCGACTCCTGTGCGACATGTCTACCGGCAAACCCCGACCCGTGGTACCAGCAGCATAGAGGCGCCGGGTGTTCGACACGCTGCACAACCTGGTCCACCCATCCATCAAGCTGGTAGCAGACAGATTCATCTGGCACGGTTTGCGCGAACAGGTCGGACACTGGGCCAGGACCTGCGTACACTGCCAGACCACCAAATTCCAGCAGCATGTGAAGGCTCCCCTCCAGCAGTTCCAGCCGATGCACAGGAGGTTCCAACACATCCACGTGGACATCGTTGGCCCCCTGCCAGGTATATCTTTACCATGGTAGACAGGTTCACCAGGTGGCCGGAAGCTGTACCACTCGCAGACACGTCCACTGAGTCTTGCGCCAGGACGCTCATTGCAAACTGGATCGCCAGGTTCGGCCTCCCAACAGACATCACCGCCGACATCAAGCCTGGTTTGTGGACAGCACTGGTGCAGCTCCTGGGCACCCAGCTGCATCACACCACTGTGTACCATCCCCAGTCCAACGGTTTGGTAGAGTGA
- the LOC134337758 gene encoding zinc finger protein 239-like isoform X1: MQTKAGPMEKLQQSQTDPSAEDKSATPSHDPRRFTCGECGKSFKQHCDLKRHGRVHSGERPYWCPACGKRFSTSYNLLIHQLIHSGEKQYKCRACGREFVQQHHLVTHQRTHTGEKPYPCPVCGKAFRQSSTMMVHRRIHGEERPYRCPDCAKSFKTSSNLSKHRRIHTGERRFVCEVCSRRFLHSHHLTTHRRTHVGEQPASCPLCGQHFGDPEQLLAHRRAHAGEPPYSCETCGKGFGQRSTLVRHRRTHTGEKPYACPICAKTFRQTSTMQVHYRTHSEDRPYRCLQCGKGFKSASNLIGHHRVHRRLAPSPTTEDTTASTISADMSLQTLR, translated from the exons ATGCAGACAAAGGCAG GCCCGATGGAGAAGTTGCAGCAGTCACAAACTGACCCCAGTGCTGAGGACAAGAGTGCCACGCCCAGCCACGACCCAAGGCGCTTCACGTGCGGGGAGTGCGGCAAGAGCTTCAAGCAGCACTGCGACCTGAAGCGACACGGCAGGGTGCACAGCGGCGAGCGGCCGTACTGGTGCCCGGCCTGCGGCAAGCGCTTCAGCACCTCCTACAACTTGCTGATCCACCAGCTGATCCACAGCGGTGAGAAGCAGTACAAGTGCCGGGCTTGCGGCCGGGAGTTCGTGCAGCAGCACCACCTCGTCACCCACCAGCGCACCCACACGGGCGAGAAGCCCTACCCGTGCCCGGTGTGTGGCAAAGCCTTCCGCCAGTCCTCCACCATGATGGTGCACCGGCGAATCCACGGCGAGGAGCGGCCCTACCGCTGCCCTGACTGTGCCAAGAGCTTCAAGACCTCGTCCAACCTGTCTAAGCACCGGCGCATCCACACGGGCGAGCGGCGCTTCGTCTGCGAGGTGTGCTCCCGCCGCTTTCTGCACTCCCACCACCTGACCACGCACCGCCGCACCCACGTGGGCGAGCAGCCTGCCTCCTGCCCTCTCTGCGGCCAGCACTTCGGTGACCCAGAGCAGCTCCTGGCTCACCGCCGGGCGCACGCTGGCGAGCCTCCCTACAGCTGCGAGACCTGTGGCAAAGGCTTTGGCCAGCGCTCCACGCTGGTGCGCCACCGCCGCACGCATACCGGCGAGAAGCCTTACGCCTGCCCCATCTGCGCCAAGACGTTCCGGCAGACTTCCACCATGCAGGTGCACTATCGCACGCACTCTGAGGATCGGCCGTACCGCTGCCTGCAGTGTGGCAAGGGCTTCAAGAGCGCCTCCAATCTGATCGGGCATCATCGTGTACACAGAAG
- the LOC134337758 gene encoding zinc finger protein 239-like isoform X2, giving the protein MQTKAGPMEKLQQSQTDPSAEDKSATPSHDPRRFTCGECGKSFKQHCDLKRHGRVHSGERPYWCPACGKRFSTSYNLLIHQLIHSGEKQYKCRACGREFVQQHHLVTHQRTHTGEKPYPCPVCGKAFRQSSTMMVHRRIHGEERPYRCPDCAKSFKTSSNLSKHRRIHTGERRFVCEVCSRRFLHSHHLTTHRRTHVGEQPASCPLCGQHFGDPEQLLAHRRAHAGEPPYSCETCGKGFGQRSTLVRHRRTHTGEKPYACPICAKTFRQTSTMQVHYRTHSEDRPYRCLQCGKGFKSASNLIGHHRVHRSIGE; this is encoded by the exons ATGCAGACAAAGGCAG GCCCGATGGAGAAGTTGCAGCAGTCACAAACTGACCCCAGTGCTGAGGACAAGAGTGCCACGCCCAGCCACGACCCAAGGCGCTTCACGTGCGGGGAGTGCGGCAAGAGCTTCAAGCAGCACTGCGACCTGAAGCGACACGGCAGGGTGCACAGCGGCGAGCGGCCGTACTGGTGCCCGGCCTGCGGCAAGCGCTTCAGCACCTCCTACAACTTGCTGATCCACCAGCTGATCCACAGCGGTGAGAAGCAGTACAAGTGCCGGGCTTGCGGCCGGGAGTTCGTGCAGCAGCACCACCTCGTCACCCACCAGCGCACCCACACGGGCGAGAAGCCCTACCCGTGCCCGGTGTGTGGCAAAGCCTTCCGCCAGTCCTCCACCATGATGGTGCACCGGCGAATCCACGGCGAGGAGCGGCCCTACCGCTGCCCTGACTGTGCCAAGAGCTTCAAGACCTCGTCCAACCTGTCTAAGCACCGGCGCATCCACACGGGCGAGCGGCGCTTCGTCTGCGAGGTGTGCTCCCGCCGCTTTCTGCACTCCCACCACCTGACCACGCACCGCCGCACCCACGTGGGCGAGCAGCCTGCCTCCTGCCCTCTCTGCGGCCAGCACTTCGGTGACCCAGAGCAGCTCCTGGCTCACCGCCGGGCGCACGCTGGCGAGCCTCCCTACAGCTGCGAGACCTGTGGCAAAGGCTTTGGCCAGCGCTCCACGCTGGTGCGCCACCGCCGCACGCATACCGGCGAGAAGCCTTACGCCTGCCCCATCTGCGCCAAGACGTTCCGGCAGACTTCCACCATGCAGGTGCACTATCGCACGCACTCTGAGGATCGGCCGTACCGCTGCCTGCAGTGTGGCAAGGGCTTCAAGAGCGCCTCCAATCTGATCGGGCATCATCGTGTACACAGAAG